A genomic segment from Halodesulfovibrio sp. MK-HDV encodes:
- a CDS encoding branched-chain amino acid ABC transporter substrate-binding protein, with translation MTFSGLVKSIVTGLAVTALCVPAFAADTIKLGVAGAHSGDLASYGLPTVNAAKVVVEKINAAGGVNGKQVELLIQDDQCKPEQATNVATKLISDGANVVLGHICSGATKAALPIYTEGKLIAMSPSATNPMLTQSGDYPTFFRTIASDDMQARLGVDFAIDKLGAKKIAVLHDKGDYGKGYAEFARKFIEEGGKAEVVMFEGVTPGAPDYSAVVQKIRRFKADTVIYGGYHPEASKLISQMRKKRIKANFVSDDGVKDDTFIKVAGKKAEGVYASGPIDVSDLPMYQEAIAAHVKMFGTEPGAFYPAAYAATVAMLTAIERADSTDYDAVTAKLRGEFVETPIGKIKFNEKGDAEGVGFSMYQVQNGKYVELK, from the coding sequence ATGACATTTTCTGGTTTGGTTAAGTCCATCGTAACCGGCCTCGCCGTTACAGCATTGTGTGTACCTGCTTTTGCAGCAGACACTATCAAACTCGGTGTAGCTGGCGCACACAGTGGCGACCTTGCTTCCTATGGTCTGCCAACAGTTAACGCAGCTAAAGTTGTTGTTGAAAAAATCAACGCAGCCGGTGGCGTAAATGGCAAACAGGTTGAACTGCTCATTCAGGATGACCAGTGTAAACCTGAACAGGCTACCAACGTAGCAACCAAACTTATTTCTGACGGTGCAAATGTTGTACTGGGTCATATCTGCTCCGGCGCTACTAAAGCTGCTCTGCCTATCTACACAGAAGGCAAGCTTATCGCCATGTCACCTAGTGCAACCAACCCTATGCTCACCCAGTCCGGTGACTATCCTACATTCTTCCGCACTATCGCATCCGACGATATGCAGGCACGCCTTGGCGTCGACTTTGCTATCGACAAGCTTGGTGCAAAGAAGATTGCAGTACTGCACGACAAAGGTGACTACGGTAAAGGCTACGCAGAATTCGCACGTAAATTTATTGAAGAAGGCGGCAAAGCAGAAGTTGTTATGTTTGAAGGCGTAACACCTGGCGCTCCTGACTACTCCGCAGTAGTACAGAAAATCCGTCGCTTTAAAGCTGACACCGTTATCTACGGTGGTTACCATCCGGAAGCTTCCAAGCTTATCAGCCAGATGCGTAAAAAACGTATTAAAGCAAACTTTGTTTCTGATGACGGCGTAAAAGATGACACCTTTATTAAGGTAGCCGGTAAAAAAGCTGAAGGCGTTTACGCTTCCGGCCCTATCGATGTATCTGACTTGCCTATGTACCAAGAAGCGATTGCAGCACACGTAAAAATGTTCGGTACCGAACCGGGTGCATTCTACCCAGCCGCTTACGCAGCAACCGTAGCAATGCTTACCGCTATCGAACGTGCTGACTCAACAGACTACGATGCAGTAACTGCTAAACTGCGTGGTGAATTTGTTGAAACCCCTATCGGTAAAATCAAATTCAACGAAAAAGGCGACGCGGAAGGCGTTGGCTTCTCCATGTACCAGGTACAAAACGGTAAATACGTAGAACTTAAATAA
- the livM gene encoding high-affinity branched-chain amino acid ABC transporter permease LivM has protein sequence MQGLKQSIIASLWFMFLTFPIMVVRVNTIENTIEWRWMNLAYVGVGIFFISYVWRWALARKEAKQYETESTTKQKKQLWLSRAMEEPAVARPALAAIFALSVALPLLVTTYQTNIFISFLLYVVLGLGLNIIVGVAGLLFLGHAAFYAIGAYSYALLNHYFGIGFWVALPLGGLFACLGGIMLAFPVLRLRGDYLAIVTLGFGEIVRLVLENWSSLTGGPSGISNIDRPGLFGVELSVADANIYIYYIVLALAIITIISVQRLKDSRIGRALQALREDEIACQAMGIDRVNVKLMAFGLGTAWAGFAGVIFAAKTTFINPASFTFMESAIILSIVVLGGMGSNLGVILGSAFLVLMPEYLRAFSEYRMIIFASAMVLMMVFRPQGLIAPKGRKYHIDDPDLVQKGDS, from the coding sequence ATGCAAGGACTGAAACAATCCATAATTGCTAGTTTGTGGTTCATGTTCCTTACATTTCCTATCATGGTTGTTCGAGTTAACACTATCGAGAACACCATTGAATGGAGATGGATGAACCTTGCCTACGTCGGCGTAGGAATATTCTTTATATCCTACGTATGGCGCTGGGCCTTGGCTCGTAAAGAAGCCAAACAGTACGAAACTGAATCCACAACTAAACAAAAGAAACAACTCTGGCTCTCCCGTGCAATGGAAGAACCAGCAGTGGCACGCCCTGCTCTTGCAGCAATTTTTGCGCTGAGCGTTGCGTTACCACTTCTTGTAACAACATATCAGACCAACATCTTCATTTCATTTTTGCTGTATGTCGTTCTTGGTCTCGGCTTAAATATTATTGTTGGTGTAGCTGGCCTGCTCTTCCTTGGGCATGCTGCGTTCTACGCAATTGGTGCATACAGCTACGCGCTGCTTAACCACTATTTTGGAATCGGCTTCTGGGTGGCATTACCACTTGGTGGACTATTCGCCTGTCTCGGCGGGATCATGCTTGCCTTCCCTGTTTTGCGACTGCGCGGTGACTATCTCGCAATCGTAACTCTCGGATTCGGCGAGATTGTTCGACTGGTTCTGGAAAACTGGAGTTCTCTGACCGGTGGCCCTTCCGGCATTTCAAACATTGATCGCCCGGGCTTATTCGGTGTGGAACTTTCCGTAGCAGACGCAAACATCTACATTTACTACATCGTTCTCGCGCTTGCTATCATTACCATTATATCTGTGCAGCGATTAAAAGATTCCCGTATCGGCCGTGCTCTTCAAGCACTGCGTGAGGATGAAATCGCTTGTCAGGCAATGGGTATTGACCGCGTTAACGTTAAGCTTATGGCATTCGGGCTTGGTACAGCTTGGGCTGGTTTTGCAGGCGTGATCTTTGCCGCAAAAACCACCTTTATTAACCCAGCCAGTTTTACCTTTATGGAATCAGCAATCATTTTATCCATTGTTGTTCTTGGCGGCATGGGTTCCAACCTTGGTGTGATCCTCGGTTCTGCGTTCCTCGTGCTTATGCCGGAATATCTGCGTGCATTCTCTGAATACCGCATGATCATTTTCGCATCCGCAATGGTACTGATGATGGTATTCCGCCCACAGGGACTTATTGCTCCTAAAGGACGTAAATACCATATTGATGACCCGGATCTTGTCCAAAAAGGAGATTCGTAA
- a CDS encoding branched-chain amino acid ABC transporter permease, with translation MDWDFFIELGLGGLTRGSIYALIAIGYTMVYGIIELINFAHGEIYMLGAFTGLIVAGVMGVYGFPVFAILLMAIVIAVLYCAAYGYTMEKVAYKPLRGAARLSPLISAIGMSLFLQNYIILAQTSDFLPFPELIPDFEFMEPVAHIFGSTDLVIVVASSVSMLALTLFIKFTKMGKAMRATAQNRKMAMLLGINADKIISTTFIIGSSLAALGGVLVSTHSGQLNFMIGFIAGVKAFTAAVLGGIGSIPGAMLGGLFLGLTESYAAGYISSDYEDVFAFSLLVIFLIFRPSGILGKAPVEKV, from the coding sequence ATGGATTGGGATTTTTTCATCGAATTGGGTCTTGGCGGATTAACACGCGGGAGTATCTACGCTCTCATCGCGATTGGCTACACGATGGTTTACGGTATTATTGAGCTTATTAACTTTGCCCATGGCGAAATTTACATGCTTGGTGCTTTTACCGGACTCATTGTTGCCGGAGTGATGGGTGTCTACGGATTCCCTGTTTTTGCGATCCTGCTTATGGCAATAGTCATCGCAGTATTGTATTGTGCAGCCTACGGGTACACTATGGAGAAAGTGGCTTACAAACCACTTCGCGGCGCTGCTCGCCTCTCTCCACTTATTTCAGCTATCGGTATGTCACTTTTTCTCCAGAACTACATTATTCTGGCGCAAACATCTGACTTCTTACCGTTTCCAGAATTAATTCCAGATTTCGAATTTATGGAACCAGTTGCACACATCTTTGGTTCTACAGATTTAGTTATCGTAGTTGCCAGCTCCGTATCTATGCTGGCACTGACATTGTTCATCAAATTTACTAAAATGGGCAAAGCCATGCGCGCGACCGCCCAGAACAGAAAAATGGCAATGCTCCTTGGCATTAATGCTGACAAAATCATTTCTACAACCTTCATCATCGGCTCTTCACTGGCAGCGCTTGGTGGCGTGCTTGTTTCTACGCATTCAGGCCAGCTGAACTTCATGATCGGCTTTATTGCTGGTGTAAAAGCATTTACGGCTGCGGTTCTCGGCGGTATCGGCTCCATTCCGGGTGCCATGCTCGGCGGACTATTCCTCGGACTGACAGAAAGCTATGCAGCAGGGTATATTTCCAGTGACTACGAAGACGTTTTCGCCTTCTCACTGCTGGTAATCTTCCTTATTTTCCGTCCTTCCGGCATCTTGGGCAAAGCCCCTGTTGAAAAGGTATAA